Proteins encoded in a region of the Flavobacterium sp. MDT1-60 genome:
- a CDS encoding DUF4956 domain-containing protein has translation MDLNELTGRFLLLFFSILILYFFSNRKDNETINPLMVIVGLCTFSLCYLFTKIEIGVGIGFGLFAIFSILRFRTQSFTVNAIIFLFATITLSILDIMYPYEKIEVLLFFQFIIIGFYIFASILVNKKASKYLNIVDVKIPLEGDFSLDNKRIRQSIQQKINVDDFEFKIILINTVSNEIDLQVFY, from the coding sequence ATGGATTTAAACGAACTTACGGGAAGATTTCTATTATTGTTTTTCTCAATTTTGATTTTGTATTTTTTCTCAAACAGAAAAGATAATGAAACTATAAATCCACTGATGGTTATTGTTGGTCTTTGTACTTTTTCGTTGTGTTATTTATTCACAAAAATCGAAATTGGAGTAGGGATTGGGTTTGGATTGTTTGCTATTTTTTCCATTTTAAGATTCAGGACACAGTCTTTTACTGTAAATGCAATTATTTTCCTCTTTGCAACCATTACACTTTCTATTTTGGATATCATGTATCCCTATGAAAAAATTGAAGTGTTGCTATTTTTCCAATTCATAATTATCGGATTTTACATTTTTGCTTCGATTTTAGTCAATAAAAAAGCTTCAAAATATTTAAATATTGTTGATGTCAAAATTCCTTTGGAAGGTGATTTTTCGCTTGACAATAAAAGGATTCGGCAATCAATTCAACAAAAAATTAATGTTGACGATTTTGAGTTTAAAATCATTCTGATCAATACGGTTTCTAATGAAATAGATTTACAGGTTTTCTATTGA
- a CDS encoding toxin-antitoxin system YwqK family antitoxin → MIYKKIIIGLLFLNAFLISAQEVNKVDANGKKDGVWKGTYELSKRPRYEGTFNHGKETGLFKFFDDTKKGDVVATRDFTANDGSSYTIFYDQNKNKVSEGKEVGKAREGEWKYYHKSSKVVMTLENYKNGKLEGVRSVFYPDSKIAEEMTYKNGLKDGTYKKYGQNALLLEQSTYKNNEYNGEAIFYDSDGVMASKGKFLNGKKVGMWQFYLKGKLTKEVNMSDPKSNYKADSKPKME, encoded by the coding sequence ATGATTTATAAAAAAATAATAATCGGATTACTTTTTTTAAATGCCTTTTTAATTTCGGCGCAAGAAGTCAATAAAGTGGATGCCAACGGAAAAAAAGACGGAGTTTGGAAAGGAACTTACGAACTTTCAAAACGTCCGCGTTATGAAGGGACTTTTAATCACGGAAAAGAAACCGGACTTTTTAAGTTTTTTGATGATACCAAAAAAGGTGATGTTGTGGCAACACGTGATTTCACGGCTAATGATGGCAGTTCTTATACTATTTTTTATGATCAGAATAAGAATAAGGTAAGCGAAGGAAAAGAAGTGGGTAAAGCGCGTGAAGGCGAATGGAAATATTATCACAAATCCTCGAAAGTGGTTATGACGCTTGAAAATTATAAAAACGGAAAGCTGGAAGGTGTAAGATCAGTTTTTTATCCTGATTCTAAAATTGCGGAAGAAATGACGTATAAGAATGGTTTAAAAGATGGAACTTATAAGAAATACGGTCAAAACGCATTGCTTTTAGAACAAAGCACTTATAAAAATAATGAATATAACGGAGAAGCTATTTTCTACGATTCTGACGGTGTCATGGCTTCTAAAGGAAAATTTTTAAACGGAAAGAAAGTCGGGATGTGGCAATTTTACCTGAAAGGGAAATTAACTAAAGAGGTAAATATGAGTGATCCGAAAAGCAATTATAAAGCCGACTCAAAACCTAAAATGGAATAG
- the yidC gene encoding membrane protein insertase YidC, giving the protein MEEKKFDLNSIIGFVLIFGILIWIMYQNQPSDKEIAAEKAKKELVAKQEAQAKVDKTKTAILPVAAATPGDTVQLAKLQQTLGGFAYSATLPSAKEGFTTIENEKMILKIANKGGYIVEAKLKEFKRFEKNSGQLIELIRDNNSNLNIQLQTTDNRTLNSKDLYFEPTLTKNGADQILTMRLKAGANEFLEYKYILKANDYLVGFDVRSQGLNKVLNSSKPLDLQWDLKSYRNEKSVSIEKRYALLEYEYGDEKYNYLNTGVGKEDTPEKVSYIAFKQHFFTAILATDKPFEKSKLQSDDLVKDEVIDTTFVKQFRATVPLVFSNGEVDYKMHWYFGPADYKTLKSYDKNFEKIIPLGWGIFGWINKWIFIPLFGFLSSTIGLSLGIAIIIFTIIIKLAMSPITYKSFLSQAKMKVLRPEITELGEKFKKDPMKKQQETMKLYNKAGVNPMAGCIPALIQLPFMYASFQFFPSAFELRQKSFLWADDLSSFDAIVQLPFNIPLYGSHISLFPILAAIAIFFYMKMTSGDQQMAAPQQEGMPDMAKMMKIMIYVSPLMMLIFFNSYGAGLSLYNFISNLITIGIMFVIKNYIVDTDKIHAQIQENKLKEPKKQSKFQQRLQEVMEQQEAAKGQNKKK; this is encoded by the coding sequence ATGGAAGAAAAAAAATTTGATCTTAATTCAATCATTGGTTTTGTATTGATATTTGGAATTTTGATTTGGATTATGTACCAAAATCAACCTTCAGATAAGGAAATTGCTGCTGAAAAAGCCAAGAAAGAATTAGTTGCTAAGCAAGAAGCTCAGGCTAAAGTTGATAAAACTAAAACAGCTATTTTACCTGTTGCTGCTGCAACACCTGGTGATACAGTTCAATTGGCAAAATTGCAACAAACTTTAGGTGGTTTTGCTTATTCGGCTACACTTCCTTCTGCAAAAGAAGGTTTTACAACTATTGAAAATGAAAAGATGATACTAAAAATCGCCAACAAAGGTGGTTATATCGTTGAAGCTAAGTTGAAAGAGTTCAAAAGATTTGAGAAAAACTCCGGGCAGTTAATAGAATTAATTAGAGATAATAATTCGAATTTAAATATTCAATTACAAACTACTGATAACAGAACTTTAAATTCTAAGGATTTATATTTTGAACCAACGTTGACTAAAAACGGAGCGGATCAAATCTTAACAATGCGTTTGAAAGCTGGTGCAAATGAATTTTTAGAATATAAATATATCTTAAAAGCAAACGACTACTTAGTTGGTTTTGATGTTCGTTCTCAAGGATTGAATAAAGTTTTAAATTCTTCTAAACCATTAGATTTACAATGGGATTTGAAAAGTTACAGAAACGAGAAAAGTGTTTCTATTGAAAAGAGATATGCTCTCCTAGAATATGAATATGGTGATGAAAAATATAACTATTTAAATACAGGTGTAGGAAAAGAAGATACTCCGGAAAAAGTAAGCTATATCGCTTTTAAACAGCACTTTTTTACTGCTATTTTAGCAACTGATAAGCCATTCGAAAAATCTAAATTGCAATCTGATGATTTAGTTAAAGACGAAGTTATTGATACAACATTTGTGAAGCAGTTTAGAGCAACAGTTCCTTTAGTTTTTTCTAATGGAGAAGTTGATTATAAGATGCACTGGTATTTTGGACCGGCTGATTATAAAACTTTAAAATCTTACGATAAAAACTTCGAAAAAATTATTCCATTAGGCTGGGGAATTTTTGGATGGATTAATAAATGGATTTTTATTCCATTATTTGGATTCTTAAGTTCTACAATTGGATTGTCATTAGGAATTGCAATTATCATCTTTACCATTATTATCAAATTGGCTATGTCGCCAATTACCTATAAGTCATTCTTGTCTCAGGCTAAAATGAAAGTTTTACGTCCTGAAATTACAGAGTTGGGAGAAAAGTTCAAAAAAGACCCAATGAAGAAACAACAGGAAACGATGAAGTTGTATAACAAAGCAGGAGTAAACCCAATGGCAGGATGTATTCCGGCATTGATTCAGCTTCCGTTTATGTATGCATCATTCCAGTTCTTCCCATCAGCTTTTGAGTTAAGACAAAAAAGTTTCCTTTGGGCAGACGATTTATCATCTTTTGATGCTATAGTACAATTGCCATTCAATATTCCATTATATGGAAGTCATATTAGTTTGTTTCCAATTTTGGCAGCAATTGCAATTTTCTTCTATATGAAAATGACATCTGGAGATCAACAGATGGCAGCGCCTCAGCAAGAAGGTATGCCGGATATGGCAAAAATGATGAAAATCATGATTTATGTTTCGCCATTAATGATGTTAATTTTCTTCAATAGTTATGGTGCTGGTTTGAGTTTATACAATTTTATTTCGAACTTAATTACAATCGGAATTATGTTTGTCATCAAAAATTATATTGTGGATACAGATAAAATTCACGCTCAAATTCAGGAGAATAAATTAAAAGAACCTAAAAAACAAAGTAAGTTTCAACAACGTCTTCAAGAGGTAATGGAACAACAAGAGGCTGCAAAAGGTCAAAACAAAAAGAAATAA
- a CDS encoding CTP synthase → MNQTKYIFVTGGVTSSLGKGIIAASLAKLLQGRGYRTTIQKFDPYINVDPGTLNPYEHGECYVTDDGAETDLDLGHYERFLNVPTSQANNVTTGRVYLSVIEKERRGEFLGKTVQVVPHITNEIKDRMQLLGKSGDYDIVITEIGGTVGDIESLPYIESVRQLVWELGENNGIVIHLTLVPYLAAAGELKTKPTQHSVKTLMESGIKADILVCRTEHELSDELRNKLALFCNVKREAVIQSIDASTIYEVPNLMLEEGLDVVALKKLDLPKKAAPDLKNWNTFLRRLKNPKHTVNIGLIGKYVEMQDCYKSILEAFIHAGAANETKVNVISIHSEHINIDNVEEKLRPLDGVLVAPGFGERGIEGKIEAVRYARENNIPFFGICLGMQMSVIEYSRNILGYTEANSTEMNDKTKYPVVNLMEEQKTITDKGGTMRLGAWKCDIKPNSLAHKIYGQKTISERHRHRYEYNNKYKDELQKAGLIASGVNPDTGLVEIVELENHPFFIGVQYHPEYKSTVANPHPIFVNFVAAAVIAHKK, encoded by the coding sequence ATGAATCAAACAAAATATATTTTTGTTACAGGCGGTGTGACTTCTTCATTAGGAAAAGGAATTATCGCGGCATCTTTAGCAAAATTGTTACAAGGAAGAGGATACCGTACAACTATTCAAAAATTTGACCCGTATATAAATGTAGACCCGGGAACACTAAATCCGTATGAACATGGAGAATGTTATGTAACAGATGATGGTGCTGAAACCGATTTAGATTTAGGTCATTATGAGCGTTTCTTAAACGTTCCTACTTCTCAGGCCAATAACGTTACTACAGGAAGAGTTTATCTTTCAGTTATTGAGAAAGAAAGAAGAGGGGAGTTTTTAGGAAAAACGGTTCAGGTTGTTCCTCATATTACAAACGAAATCAAAGACAGAATGCAATTGCTGGGTAAATCTGGCGATTATGATATTGTTATTACTGAAATTGGTGGAACTGTTGGTGATATTGAATCTTTACCTTATATCGAGTCTGTTCGTCAGTTAGTTTGGGAATTGGGTGAAAATAACGGAATTGTTATTCATTTAACATTGGTTCCTTATTTGGCTGCTGCGGGTGAGTTGAAAACTAAACCAACACAGCACTCTGTAAAAACGTTGATGGAAAGTGGTATCAAAGCTGATATTTTGGTTTGTAGAACAGAGCACGAACTTTCTGATGAGTTACGTAATAAACTAGCATTATTTTGTAATGTAAAAAGAGAAGCCGTAATTCAGTCTATTGATGCTTCAACAATATATGAAGTTCCAAATTTAATGCTTGAAGAAGGATTGGATGTTGTTGCTTTGAAGAAATTAGATTTGCCTAAAAAAGCAGCTCCGGATTTAAAAAACTGGAATACTTTTTTACGCAGATTGAAAAATCCAAAACATACTGTAAATATTGGTTTGATTGGAAAATACGTAGAAATGCAGGATTGTTACAAATCTATTTTAGAGGCGTTTATTCATGCAGGTGCAGCTAATGAAACTAAAGTAAATGTAATTTCTATACATTCTGAGCATATTAATATTGATAATGTTGAAGAAAAATTAAGGCCTCTTGACGGTGTTTTAGTGGCTCCTGGTTTTGGTGAAAGAGGAATTGAAGGAAAAATCGAAGCAGTTCGTTACGCAAGAGAAAATAATATTCCGTTTTTCGGAATTTGTTTAGGAATGCAAATGTCTGTTATCGAATATTCAAGAAATATTTTAGGTTACACTGAAGCGAATTCTACAGAGATGAATGATAAAACAAAATATCCTGTGGTGAATTTGATGGAAGAACAAAAAACAATTACAGACAAAGGTGGAACAATGCGTCTTGGGGCTTGGAAATGTGATATTAAACCAAACTCATTGGCACATAAAATCTACGGTCAAAAAACTATTTCAGAGCGTCACCGTCACCGTTATGAGTACAATAATAAATATAAAGATGAATTACAGAAAGCGGGTTTAATTGCTTCGGGAGTTAATCCTGATACTGGTTTAGTTGAAATTGTTGAGCTTGAAAATCATCCATTTTTCATTGGAGTACAATACCATCCTGAATACAAAAGTACGGTTGCAAATCCGCACCCAATTTTCGTAAACTTTGTGGCTGCTGCAGTTATTGCGCATAAAAAATAA
- a CDS encoding DUF3820 family protein, with product MEQDKKLLIKLAHTKMPFGKYEGRFLIDLPEYYVVWYQNKGFPKGELGQQLQLIYELKLNGLEELIRNIKKQYPKPN from the coding sequence ATGGAACAAGACAAAAAACTTCTCATAAAATTAGCACACACCAAAATGCCCTTCGGGAAATACGAAGGACGTTTTTTAATTGACTTACCTGAATATTATGTGGTCTGGTACCAAAATAAGGGCTTTCCTAAAGGAGAATTGGGGCAACAATTGCAATTGATTTATGAGTTAAAACTAAATGGCTTGGAAGAGTTGATTCGGAATATTAAAAAGCAATATCCGAAGCCAAATTAA
- the nagB gene encoding glucosamine-6-phosphate deaminase, giving the protein MLKSIIDKATGFEKRFENINTVVFENSSDASKAVAQEIAALILSKQKENQPCILGLATGSSPKGLYAELVRLHKEEGLSFKNVISFNLDEYYPMEPNSINSYVRFMKELLFDHVDILPENYHVPDGLLTKEQIADYCHDYEAKIEALGGIDLQILGIGGNGHIGFNESGSLQNSKTRLVALDHITRVAASKDFFGLSNTPRTAITLGVKKIMEAKQVILLAWGEGKANIVKKSVEDEVTNRVPASFLQEHNNAVFVLDKEASSKLTRINKPWLVEKVVWTDKLTRKAVLGLALQLKKPILMLTDADYIEHGMSDLLADSGPAYDINIKIFNKLQNTITGWPGGKPNADDSNRPERAEPAKKRVLIFSPHPDDDIISMGGTFMRLQEQGHEVHVAYQTSGNIAVADDEALRFARFVIDYNEKFGIKSAEADNIYQKAATFLTNKKNSEIDIPEVRYIKGLIRKGEARATSHFVGLTDDQIHFMELPFYETGTIEKKPIGPEDIQLTVDLIEKIKPHQIYAAGDLADPHGTHKVCLDAIFEAVKVLKPKSFMDDCWLWLYRGAWQEWGIDEVEMAVPMSPDQVLAKRHGIFKHQSQKDGVVFQGTDAREFWQRAEDRNAETAVLYQQLGLATYAAMEAFVRWHY; this is encoded by the coding sequence ATGTTAAAAAGTATAATCGACAAAGCAACAGGATTCGAAAAACGATTCGAAAACATCAATACGGTTGTTTTTGAAAATTCTTCTGATGCTTCAAAAGCAGTTGCTCAGGAAATTGCGGCTTTAATTCTATCCAAACAAAAAGAAAATCAGCCTTGCATTTTGGGCCTTGCAACTGGTTCTTCTCCAAAAGGATTGTATGCTGAATTGGTTCGTTTGCATAAAGAAGAAGGATTGAGTTTTAAGAATGTAATCAGCTTTAATCTGGATGAATATTATCCGATGGAACCCAACTCAATTAACAGTTATGTTCGTTTCATGAAAGAATTGCTGTTTGACCATGTCGATATTTTACCGGAGAACTACCACGTCCCAGACGGACTTTTAACAAAAGAACAAATTGCTGATTACTGTCATGATTATGAAGCAAAAATTGAAGCTTTGGGTGGTATTGATTTGCAGATTTTAGGAATTGGAGGAAACGGGCATATCGGTTTTAACGAATCGGGTTCGCTTCAAAACTCAAAAACACGTTTAGTGGCATTGGATCATATTACAAGAGTTGCGGCAAGTAAAGATTTCTTTGGATTGAGCAATACGCCAAGAACAGCCATTACCCTTGGAGTAAAAAAAATCATGGAAGCCAAACAGGTTATTTTACTGGCCTGGGGAGAAGGAAAAGCCAATATTGTAAAAAAATCGGTAGAAGATGAGGTTACGAATCGCGTGCCAGCTTCCTTTTTACAGGAACATAATAATGCGGTTTTTGTTTTGGATAAAGAAGCTTCTTCAAAACTAACCAGAATCAATAAACCATGGCTGGTAGAAAAAGTAGTTTGGACAGATAAATTAACACGTAAAGCAGTTTTAGGATTGGCGCTTCAGCTTAAAAAACCAATTTTAATGCTTACTGATGCTGATTATATCGAACATGGGATGAGTGATTTATTGGCAGATTCAGGTCCGGCTTATGATATCAATATTAAAATCTTCAATAAACTTCAAAATACAATCACAGGCTGGCCGGGCGGAAAACCCAATGCAGACGATTCAAACCGTCCGGAAAGAGCTGAGCCGGCTAAAAAACGTGTTTTGATTTTCAGTCCGCATCCAGATGATGACATTATCAGTATGGGAGGAACCTTCATGCGTTTGCAGGAGCAGGGACATGAAGTGCATGTAGCCTATCAAACCTCTGGAAATATTGCTGTTGCGGATGATGAGGCGTTACGTTTTGCAAGATTCGTAATTGATTACAACGAGAAATTCGGAATCAAAAGTGCCGAGGCGGATAATATTTATCAAAAGGCGGCAACTTTTTTGACCAATAAAAAGAACAGTGAAATTGATATTCCGGAAGTGCGTTATATCAAAGGATTAATCAGAAAAGGAGAAGCAAGAGCAACAAGTCATTTTGTTGGTTTGACAGACGATCAGATTCATTTTATGGAATTGCCTTTTTATGAAACGGGAACAATTGAAAAGAAGCCAATCGGTCCGGAAGATATTCAATTGACAGTGGATTTAATTGAAAAAATCAAACCGCATCAAATCTACGCAGCAGGAGATTTAGCCGATCCACACGGAACACATAAAGTATGTCTGGATGCAATTTTTGAAGCTGTAAAAGTTTTAAAACCAAAATCGTTTATGGACGATTGTTGGTTATGGTTATACCGTGGAGCATGGCAGGAATGGGGAATTGACGAAGTCGAGATGGCAGTACCAATGAGCCCGGATCAGGTTTTGGCAAAACGACACGGAATCTTCAAACACCAGTCTCAAAAAGACGGAGTTGTTTTTCAGGGAACCGATGCAAGGGAATTTTGGCAAAGAGCCGAAGACAGAAATGCAGAAACAGCAGTTTTATACCAACAATTAGGTTTGGCAACTTATGCCGCTATGGAAGCTTTTGTAAGATGGCACTACTAA
- a CDS encoding sugar MFS transporter, which translates to MSNIENVIQVEKRNAILPMVILTALFFILGFVTWLNGPLIPFFELACELSSSQAYFVTFAFYIAYFVMAVPSSWVIEKVGYKNGISLGLLIIALGAFMFYPAAESRTFLLFLIALFVMGTGLAILQTASNPYVVVIGPRESAAARISVLGIANKLAGFVAPIILTALVLSNMQEFTADKIAMLDSVSKSNALNSLALQLQRPYLYMGLIIMVLALLVKLSPLPEIDLDEEGNISNLSIFKQIKNAFRRPQLVLGVITLMLYLAAEVLAGDSIGGFGKQLGVYGDEGNFYLKLTSFTMSAMVVGYILGITLIPKYLSQVTALKGSGILGIILVLAIVIISPKLMIQLPGIPNLPIVILLVALLGLANALCWPAIWPMALEDLGGYTKIGSAILIMGIIGGAIFPLLYGLITETINTSNITAGTQDASRSGNQLAYLMLLPSYIMILFYAVKGHKYRKW; encoded by the coding sequence ATGTCGAACATTGAAAATGTCATACAAGTAGAAAAAAGGAATGCAATTCTTCCGATGGTTATTCTGACCGCATTATTTTTCATTCTCGGATTTGTAACCTGGCTAAACGGACCTTTAATTCCATTTTTTGAATTGGCTTGCGAGCTTTCTTCTTCACAGGCTTACTTTGTAACTTTTGCCTTTTATATTGCTTATTTTGTAATGGCGGTCCCATCATCTTGGGTAATCGAAAAAGTAGGCTACAAAAACGGTATCTCTTTAGGATTATTAATCATCGCTTTAGGCGCATTTATGTTTTATCCAGCAGCAGAAAGCCGTACTTTTTTACTATTTTTGATAGCACTTTTTGTTATGGGAACAGGTTTGGCAATTTTGCAAACGGCTTCAAATCCTTATGTAGTAGTGATTGGCCCGAGAGAAAGTGCAGCAGCCCGAATTAGTGTTTTAGGAATTGCGAATAAATTGGCTGGTTTTGTAGCACCAATTATATTGACTGCATTGGTTTTGTCTAATATGCAGGAGTTTACAGCAGATAAGATCGCGATGCTGGATTCGGTTTCAAAATCAAATGCTTTAAATTCTCTTGCATTACAATTGCAAAGACCTTATCTTTATATGGGATTGATTATTATGGTGTTAGCTTTGTTGGTGAAGCTTTCCCCACTCCCTGAAATTGATTTGGATGAAGAAGGTAATATTTCAAATTTAAGCATTTTCAAACAAATTAAAAATGCATTCAGACGTCCTCAATTGGTTTTGGGAGTGATTACTTTAATGTTGTATTTGGCAGCCGAGGTTTTGGCTGGAGATTCAATTGGAGGCTTCGGAAAACAATTGGGAGTTTATGGAGACGAAGGAAATTTTTATTTAAAATTAACCTCTTTTACCATGTCAGCAATGGTTGTGGGATATATTTTAGGAATAACTTTAATACCAAAATATCTATCACAGGTAACAGCTTTAAAAGGATCTGGAATATTGGGAATCATTTTAGTTTTGGCAATTGTTATTATTTCACCTAAATTGATGATTCAATTACCTGGAATTCCAAATTTGCCAATTGTAATTCTTTTAGTAGCATTACTTGGTTTGGCAAATGCACTTTGCTGGCCAGCAATTTGGCCAATGGCATTAGAAGATTTGGGTGGTTATACTAAAATTGGAAGTGCCATTTTGATTATGGGAATTATTGGTGGTGCTATTTTTCCTTTATTATATGGATTAATCACAGAAACGATAAATACATCAAATATTACAGCAGGAACGCAAGACGCTTCAAGAAGTGGAAATCAGCTTGCGTATTTAATGTTATTGCCATCTTATATAATGATTCTTTTTTATGCTGTAAAAGGTCATAAATACCGAAAATGGTAG
- a CDS encoding sugar phosphate nucleotidyltransferase, which translates to MHNNLVILAGGASSRMKKEAILDNLSPEEIAQANERSKGLIGVGASGRPLLDYLLLNAKKAGYVNIYIIIGEQGELFKEFYGNHNENNNFHGLNISFAVQYIPEGRVKPFGTADALFQAVEQFPELNTQEYSVCNSDNLYSAKALLALRETQSPNAFISYDRDALEFPSERISRFAIAKLDQNNQLLDILEKPTADDLEHYKDVEGKIRVSMNAFKFNGSTLYTHLKNCPVNPERDEKELPTVLLNSVKANPNTTVGIPFSEHVPDLTAKEDIADVKEYLKKYYPVLDWEA; encoded by the coding sequence ATGCACAACAATTTAGTTATTCTTGCGGGTGGTGCATCCTCTCGTATGAAAAAAGAAGCCATTTTAGATAATTTATCTCCCGAGGAAATTGCACAGGCCAATGAAAGAAGTAAAGGTTTAATTGGCGTTGGAGCAAGCGGAAGACCTTTGCTGGATTATCTTTTATTGAATGCCAAAAAGGCAGGATATGTAAACATCTATATTATTATAGGAGAGCAAGGAGAGTTGTTTAAAGAATTTTATGGGAATCATAATGAAAACAACAATTTTCACGGGCTTAACATCTCATTTGCTGTTCAATACATTCCTGAAGGAAGAGTAAAACCTTTTGGTACTGCTGATGCTTTATTTCAGGCAGTTGAACAATTTCCTGAATTGAATACACAGGAATATTCTGTTTGTAATAGTGATAATTTGTATTCGGCGAAAGCTTTATTGGCACTGAGAGAAACACAAAGCCCAAATGCTTTTATTAGTTATGATCGTGATGCTTTGGAATTTCCGTCTGAAAGAATTTCGCGTTTTGCGATTGCCAAATTAGATCAAAATAATCAATTATTGGATATTTTAGAAAAACCTACAGCTGATGATTTAGAACATTATAAAGATGTAGAAGGAAAGATAAGAGTGAGTATGAATGCCTTCAAATTCAACGGAAGCACTTTGTATACGCATCTTAAAAATTGTCCCGTAAATCCGGAAAGAGATGAAAAAGAATTACCAACGGTGCTTTTAAATTCGGTTAAAGCTAACCCGAATACAACTGTGGGAATTCCGTTTTCTGAGCACGTTCCTGATTTAACGGCCAAGGAAGACATTGCAGATGTAAAAGAATACCTTAAAAAATACTATCCAGTGCTTGACTGGGAAGCTTAG
- a CDS encoding galactokinase family protein, whose protein sequence is MRKITSLAPGRTCLFGDHQDYLGLPVIACAINRDIKLIAQENQTKTFVLNMIDINEKRVINIDATFEKLEPRDYFASSLRVLRRHGCVPKIGYDITITGDIPINSGTSSSSALLMAWIQFLITAFGVDDEVTPEFIAKIGYASEVLEHGEPGGMMDHFSIGVGNIVYINTKDPFSYKIIGTNLKGLITGVSGVPKETIGLIGELKGNALMAIDIVKQNFPNFDLNTSEIEDIDRYRNCLPDRLIPFFEAALKNYHYTKDALKEFEKPVLDLKKIGELMNQHHEVLRDLLKITVPRIDDMINAALRAGAYGAKIVGSGGGGSIVVIADPEKENLVIDAILKAGALEAYSVSVDPGVRIIENIEI, encoded by the coding sequence GTGAGAAAAATTACTTCATTAGCCCCGGGCCGAACATGCCTCTTTGGAGATCATCAGGATTATTTAGGATTACCCGTTATAGCCTGTGCTATAAATCGAGATATAAAATTAATTGCTCAGGAAAATCAAACCAAAACGTTTGTTCTTAATATGATTGATATTAATGAAAAACGTGTGATAAATATTGATGCAACTTTCGAAAAATTGGAACCTCGTGATTATTTTGCTTCATCGCTTCGTGTTTTACGCAGACATGGTTGTGTACCAAAAATAGGATACGATATTACTATTACAGGAGATATTCCAATTAATTCGGGAACATCAAGTTCCTCGGCATTATTAATGGCATGGATTCAGTTCTTGATTACGGCCTTTGGAGTTGATGATGAAGTAACTCCAGAATTTATTGCCAAAATAGGATATGCTTCTGAGGTTTTAGAACATGGAGAACCAGGTGGAATGATGGATCATTTTAGTATTGGAGTAGGGAATATTGTGTATATTAATACAAAAGACCCTTTTTCGTATAAAATTATCGGAACCAATTTAAAAGGTTTGATTACCGGAGTTTCAGGTGTTCCTAAAGAAACCATTGGATTAATTGGTGAATTAAAAGGTAATGCTTTGATGGCAATTGATATTGTAAAACAGAATTTTCCAAATTTTGATTTGAATACTTCTGAAATTGAGGATATTGACCGATACAGAAATTGTTTGCCGGATCGATTGATTCCGTTTTTTGAAGCAGCTTTAAAAAATTATCATTATACCAAAGACGCTTTAAAAGAATTTGAAAAACCAGTTTTAGATCTTAAAAAAATTGGTGAATTAATGAATCAGCATCATGAAGTTTTGCGTGATTTACTAAAAATTACAGTGCCAAGAATTGATGATATGATCAACGCAGCTTTACGTGCAGGTGCATACGGAGCGAAAATTGTAGGGTCCGGTGGTGGTGGCAGTATCGTTGTAATTGCTGATCCTGAAAAAGAAAATTTGGTTATCGACGCTATTTTAAAAGCCGGAGCCCTGGAAGCTTATTCGGTTAGCGTAGATCCAGGAGTAAGAATTATTGAAAATATTGAAATTTAA